From Deinococcota bacterium, one genomic window encodes:
- a CDS encoding ABC transporter permease, giving the protein MRLFVFYLARRHIRHRALQAGLTVVGVAVGVMVLVTALSLTNGFIDELVSSTLRATPHVTLQSYDRSPLAQDPAVLEALAAEPGVEAAGAYVLGQALIARPADTRLGLGARTGFTTIFGIEPRSHSQVLELTALEANLDALEGGEGLILGQSLARNLDVFAGDEVRVVFANQARAAFRVAGTFSVGNEMIDAQVAFSSLATLQDFLRMPGEISGYQLRLFDPERATTVGRRVALDYGLLARTWQEQYRSLIEQLNLQKALIGVVVFLIVLVAAMGIANILILTVSEKTEEIAILRALGASRGQILAVFTLEGFILGGGGTLLGALMGLGLSLYFKFQPFPLPGDIYFITRLPVTLQAWDFIWVCALALVTSVVAGLIPARRASGLDPAKILR; this is encoded by the coding sequence ATGAGGCTTTTCGTCTTTTACCTGGCGCGGCGCCATATCCGTCACCGCGCGCTTCAGGCAGGCCTGACCGTGGTCGGGGTGGCGGTAGGCGTGATGGTCCTGGTGACCGCGCTCTCGCTCACCAACGGCTTTATCGACGAGCTCGTCAGCAGCACCCTGCGGGCGACCCCCCACGTGACCTTGCAGAGCTACGACCGCTCGCCCCTCGCCCAGGACCCTGCCGTCCTGGAGGCGCTCGCGGCGGAGCCGGGCGTGGAGGCGGCGGGCGCTTACGTGCTCGGCCAGGCGCTCATCGCCCGGCCGGCCGACACCCGCCTCGGCCTGGGCGCCCGCACCGGCTTCACCACCATCTTCGGCATCGAGCCGCGCTCGCACAGCCAGGTGCTCGAGCTCACCGCGCTCGAGGCCAACCTGGACGCGCTCGAGGGCGGCGAGGGCCTTATCCTCGGCCAGAGCCTGGCGCGCAACCTCGATGTCTTTGCGGGCGACGAGGTGAGGGTCGTCTTCGCCAACCAGGCCAGGGCGGCCTTTCGCGTCGCCGGCACCTTTTCGGTCGGCAACGAGATGATCGACGCGCAAGTCGCCTTTAGCTCGCTCGCCACCCTGCAGGACTTCTTGCGCATGCCGGGCGAGATCAGCGGCTACCAGCTGCGGCTCTTCGACCCCGAGAGGGCCACGACCGTAGGCCGCCGCGTCGCCCTGGACTACGGCCTCCTGGCCCGGACCTGGCAGGAGCAGTACCGCAGCCTCATCGAGCAGCTCAACCTGCAAAAGGCCTTGATCGGGGTGGTGGTCTTTCTCATCGTCTTGGTGGCGGCGATGGGCATCGCCAACATCCTCATTCTGACCGTGTCCGAAAAGACCGAGGAGATCGCCATCCTGCGGGCACTGGGGGCGTCGCGCGGGCAGATCCTGGCGGTCTTTACGCTCGAGGGCTTCATCCTGGGCGGCGGGGGCACCCTCCTGGGCGCGCTGATGGGCCTGGGGCTCAGCCTCTACTTCAAGTTCCAGCCCTTCCCCCTGCCGGGCGACATCTACTTCATCACGCGGCTACCCGTCACGCTCCAGGCCTGGGACTTTATCTGGGTGTGCGCGCTGGCGCTCGTGACCAGCGTGGTGGCGGGGCTCATCCCGGCGCGGCGGGCGAGCGGGCTCGACCCGGCCAAGATCTTGCGATGA
- a CDS encoding 3D domain-containing protein codes for MLLHVYTKLRGKLCVTGMVAVLLITAFGPPPHARPHAGVDVTPEVSAEVLPPSKARFARAELVGEVQGPSLPVYTLRATAYNSVPEQTNSQPFVTATGTRTRFGIIAVSRDLLPKHIPYGSLVRIRDLGNFHDGRGYGRYQAMLDGQDHFIVEDTLNIRKQQQIDLWFETVPQALEWGVRRVEVEVVRYGRDGPFLQTEGVPIEVAPVLTASR; via the coding sequence GTGCTTCTTCACGTCTACACCAAACTCCGCGGCAAACTCTGCGTTACCGGCATGGTCGCCGTCCTCCTGATCACCGCCTTTGGCCCGCCACCGCATGCCAGACCGCATGCCGGTGTCGACGTGACCCCGGAGGTGAGCGCCGAGGTCCTGCCCCCGAGCAAAGCGCGCTTTGCCCGAGCCGAGCTCGTCGGCGAGGTCCAGGGTCCCAGCCTTCCCGTCTACACCCTGCGGGCGACGGCCTACAACTCGGTGCCTGAGCAGACCAACAGCCAGCCCTTCGTCACCGCGACCGGCACGCGTACGCGCTTCGGCATCATCGCGGTGAGCCGCGACCTCCTGCCCAAGCACATCCCCTACGGCTCGCTGGTGCGCATCCGCGATCTCGGCAACTTTCACGACGGCCGCGGCTACGGCAGGTACCAGGCGATGCTCGACGGCCAGGATCACTTTATCGTCGAAGACACGCTCAACATCCGCAAGCAGCAGCAGATCGACCTGTGGTTTGAGACCGTTCCCCAGGCCCTCGAGTGGGGCGTGCGCAGGGTCGAGGTCGAGGTGGTGCGTTACGGCCGCGACGGCCCCTTCTTGCAGACCGAAGGCGTGCCCATCGAGGTCGCGCCGGTCCTGACCGCCAGCCGCTGA
- the tgt gene encoding tRNA guanosine(34) transglycosylase Tgt: MTPGFCFELERERGAARLARYRTPHGVIDTPAFVAVGTQATVKGVTPEMVGEAGTQALFCNTYHLYLRPGAEVVAGLGGLHPFMNWSGPIMTDSGGFQVFSLGAGLEHGVGKIANIFPGEAGGVLATPGARAPEGKSLVTVGEDEVRFKSHLDGSEHVFTPETSIAVQRALGADIILAFDECTSPLHDLDYTRRSMARTHRWAERSLHAFGASEAQHDHPQALYGVVQGGAFESLRKESARTIAAMTVAGRGFDGIAIGGNLGKTKEEMHRVIDWAVAELPRGKPRHLLGIGDVEDIFAAVERGCDTFDSVGPTRIARNGAVLARHDDEGRPLTRFRLNLKNARFAADPRPISKTCGCYTCLHYSRAYLRHLFKADELLARTLATVHNLHFMARLCAEIRRALLEDSFGELKRAWLGEGSHFLH; encoded by the coding sequence ATGACGCCAGGCTTTTGCTTCGAGCTCGAGAGGGAGAGAGGCGCCGCCCGGCTCGCCCGCTACCGCACCCCGCACGGCGTCATCGACACGCCTGCCTTTGTCGCCGTGGGCACCCAGGCCACCGTCAAGGGCGTGACGCCCGAGATGGTCGGCGAGGCGGGCACTCAGGCCCTCTTCTGCAACACCTATCACCTCTACCTGCGGCCGGGCGCGGAGGTGGTGGCGGGGCTCGGCGGGCTGCACCCTTTCATGAACTGGTCCGGCCCCATCATGACCGACTCGGGCGGCTTCCAGGTCTTTTCCCTGGGGGCCGGCCTCGAGCACGGCGTCGGCAAAATCGCCAACATCTTTCCCGGCGAGGCGGGCGGCGTCCTGGCCACGCCCGGCGCGCGCGCACCGGAGGGCAAGTCGCTGGTCACGGTCGGCGAGGACGAGGTCCGCTTCAAGAGCCACTTGGACGGCTCCGAGCACGTCTTCACGCCCGAAACGTCCATCGCCGTCCAGCGCGCCCTGGGCGCCGACATCATCCTGGCCTTCGACGAGTGCACCTCGCCGCTGCACGACCTCGACTACACCCGCCGCAGCATGGCCCGCACCCACCGTTGGGCGGAGCGCTCCTTGCACGCCTTTGGGGCGAGCGAAGCCCAGCACGACCATCCCCAGGCGCTCTACGGCGTCGTTCAGGGTGGCGCCTTTGAGAGCTTGCGCAAAGAGAGCGCCAGGACGATCGCCGCCATGACCGTAGCGGGCCGGGGCTTCGACGGTATCGCCATCGGCGGCAACCTCGGCAAGACCAAGGAGGAGATGCACCGGGTCATCGACTGGGCGGTGGCCGAGCTGCCGCGGGGCAAGCCCCGCCACCTCTTGGGCATCGGCGACGTGGAGGACATCTTCGCGGCCGTGGAGCGCGGCTGCGATACCTTCGACAGCGTGGGGCCGACCCGCATCGCCCGCAACGGCGCGGTCTTGGCGCGCCATGACGACGAGGGCCGGCCCCTAACCAGGTTCCGCCTGAACCTAAAAAACGCGCGCTTCGCGGCCGACCCTCGGCCCATCTCAAAGACCTGCGGCTGCTACACCTGCCTTCACTACTCGAGGGCCTACCTGCGCCACCTCTTCAAGGCCGACGAACTCCTGGCGCGGACGCTGGCGACGGTCCACAACCTGCACTTCATGGCGAGGCTCTGCGCGGAGATCCGCCGGGCCTTGCTCGAGGACAGCTTTGGTGAGTTGAAACGGGCGTGGCTGGGGGAAGGAAGTCATTTCTTGCATTGA
- a CDS encoding type II toxin-antitoxin system prevent-host-death family antitoxin — protein sequence MKMSVKTLRTETRRLLETVARGEEVIITYRGKPRAKVVGLGTVAGQERSRLFGLWRDHNASENVQDYIDALRKSRY from the coding sequence ATGAAGATGTCCGTCAAAACATTGCGAACCGAGACCAGGCGCCTGCTCGAGACCGTCGCCCGCGGTGAGGAGGTCATCATTACCTACAGAGGAAAACCTCGCGCTAAAGTAGTGGGTCTCGGCACGGTCGCCGGTCAAGAGCGCTCACGGCTTTTCGGCCTCTGGCGGGACCATAACGCCAGCGAAAACGTTCAAGACTACATCGACGCCCTCCGCAAGAGCCGCTATTAG
- a CDS encoding type II toxin-antitoxin system VapC family toxin — translation MLIDTDIFIWYLRGRESAAVFLESSLNLQLSIITYMELVQGMRNKEELRLLRQTLGDWQAEILAIDERISYRAAHYVEQHYLSHNLRLADALIAATAVERGHSLATGNLKHYGMIDELELVAFRI, via the coding sequence GTGCTCATCGATACCGACATCTTCATCTGGTATCTGCGCGGCCGTGAATCCGCTGCGGTTTTTCTCGAGTCAAGCCTCAACTTGCAGCTATCCATCATAACGTACATGGAGCTCGTGCAGGGTATGCGCAACAAAGAGGAGTTGAGGCTGCTAAGACAGACGCTTGGCGACTGGCAGGCGGAGATTCTCGCCATTGACGAGCGAATTTCGTATCGCGCGGCCCACTATGTCGAGCAGCACTACCTCAGTCACAATCTGCGCCTCGCGGACGCGCTGATTGCCGCTACGGCGGTCGAGCGCGGTCACAGCCTCGCCACGGGCAACCTCAAGCACTATGGAATGATTGACGAGCTCGAGCTCGTCGCCTTTAGGATTTAG
- the proC gene encoding pyrroline-5-carboxylate reductase has protein sequence MKLAIVGAGKMGGAVLTGALKAGILQEAEVGIYHPDETRRRALAARYGVEALGDEGIHRAERVLIAVKPQSFDAVAPLIANRKGSYISLMAGVSAEAIARRVGSSRVVRAMPNLGARIGLSATALASLPQVGRDDLEVARELFAAVGTVYEVAEGLFDAFTGLAGSGPAFAAVFAEALADGGVRAGFDRRLAQDLARQVLLATAKLLENDHPAALKDEVASAGGTAIAGVLQLEAHGLRFAAMRAVEEAGLRAAVLSKEKA, from the coding sequence ATGAAGCTGGCCATCGTGGGCGCGGGCAAGATGGGCGGGGCGGTCCTGACCGGTGCCCTCAAGGCGGGCATCCTCCAGGAGGCGGAGGTCGGCATCTACCATCCGGACGAGACGCGGCGCCGCGCTCTCGCCGCGCGCTACGGCGTAGAGGCTTTGGGCGACGAAGGCATCCACCGCGCCGAGCGCGTCCTCATCGCCGTGAAGCCGCAGTCCTTTGACGCGGTGGCGCCGCTCATCGCCAACCGCAAGGGCTCTTATATCTCGCTCATGGCGGGCGTGTCCGCGGAGGCGATCGCCCGGCGGGTCGGCTCGAGCCGGGTGGTGCGGGCCATGCCCAACCTGGGCGCGCGCATCGGCCTCAGCGCCACGGCGCTGGCCTCTCTGCCGCAAGTCGGCAGGGACGACCTCGAGGTGGCCCGGGAACTCTTCGCGGCGGTGGGCACGGTCTACGAGGTCGCCGAGGGGCTCTTCGACGCCTTTACCGGCTTGGCGGGCTCGGGTCCGGCCTTTGCGGCGGTCTTTGCCGAGGCCCTGGCCGACGGCGGCGTGCGCGCCGGCTTCGACCGGCGGCTGGCGCAGGACCTCGCCCGGCAGGTGCTCCTGGCGACGGCCAAGCTGCTCGAGAACGACCATCCCGCCGCCCTCAAGGACGAGGTGGCCAGCGCGGGCGGCACGGCCATCGCCGGGGTGTTGCAGCTCGAGGCCCACGGCCTGCGCTTCGCCGCCATGCGCGCGGTCGAGGAGGCCGGTCTGCGCGCGGCGGTGCTCAGCAAGGAGAAAGCGTGA
- a CDS encoding VanZ family protein produces MTPGKHPLPWWALALALAGLIFYLSASPDARGVAGWLDLSHPRDKVVHGAAFAALAGLVYMATGRPLLAVALASLYGLSDELHQATVPGRVASVWDWLADTAGAALAVGLLWLLLARRRQGERKEG; encoded by the coding sequence ATGACGCCCGGCAAGCATCCGCTGCCGTGGTGGGCGCTCGCTCTGGCGCTGGCCGGCCTCATCTTCTACCTCTCGGCCTCGCCCGACGCGAGGGGCGTGGCGGGCTGGCTCGACCTCAGCCATCCCAGGGACAAGGTCGTTCACGGCGCGGCCTTTGCCGCGCTGGCCGGCCTCGTCTATATGGCGACGGGACGGCCGCTCCTGGCGGTCGCGCTGGCTTCACTCTACGGGCTCAGCGACGAACTTCACCAGGCGACCGTGCCCGGCCGCGTCGCGAGCGTTTGGGACTGGCTGGCCGATACCGCGGGCGCGGCCCTCGCTGTGGGGCTGCTGTGGCTTCTGCTCGCCAGGCGGCGTCAGGGTGAGAGGAAAGAGGGATAG
- the mce gene encoding methylmalonyl-CoA epimerase, producing MSLLPGGLDHRPLDHVGVAVYSLEEASVVYRLLGLEPVGPDETVASQAVRVRAFRAGESLLELLEPTADTSPLASFLAKRGPGLHHLALRVEGLEAEVARLEAEGVRFIDETPRPGRAGSRVVFLHPKWGQGVLIELVEH from the coding sequence GTGAGCCTACTTCCGGGCGGCCTCGACCACCGGCCACTTGATCACGTTGGCGTCGCGGTCTATAGCCTCGAGGAGGCTAGCGTCGTCTACCGGCTTCTCGGCCTCGAGCCCGTGGGGCCGGACGAGACCGTGGCCTCGCAGGCTGTGCGGGTGCGCGCCTTTCGGGCGGGCGAGAGTCTGCTGGAACTGCTCGAGCCCACCGCCGACACCAGCCCGCTGGCCAGCTTTTTGGCGAAGCGCGGTCCCGGCCTCCATCACCTGGCCCTCCGTGTGGAAGGGCTCGAGGCGGAGGTCGCGCGGCTCGAGGCGGAAGGGGTTCGCTTTATCGACGAGACGCCGCGTCCGGGGCGGGCCGGGTCCAGGGTGGTCTTCTTGCACCCAAAATGGGGTCAGGGCGTGCTCATCGAGCTCGTCGAACACTGA
- a CDS encoding cupin domain-containing protein: MNHINLADQRRFNEEKMQKVPVFDSAKMLFDQYCLLPGQAQKVHSHDGEDKVYVVLEGEALFDVGDEQELLSEGMAVMAPAGAPHGVRNESATPVVLLVVMAPKP, translated from the coding sequence ATGAACCACATAAACCTAGCGGATCAGCGGCGCTTCAACGAGGAGAAGATGCAAAAGGTTCCGGTCTTCGACTCGGCGAAGATGCTTTTCGACCAGTATTGTCTGCTGCCGGGGCAGGCCCAGAAGGTGCATAGCCATGACGGCGAGGACAAGGTCTATGTCGTCCTCGAGGGTGAGGCGCTCTTCGACGTCGGCGACGAGCAGGAACTGCTCAGCGAGGGCATGGCGGTGATGGCCCCGGCGGGCGCGCCCCACGGGGTGCGCAACGAGTCGGCCACGCCGGTGGTTCTGCTCGTCGTCATGGCGCCCAAGCCGTAG
- a CDS encoding beta-galactosidase produces the protein MHLGVCYYPEHWSDATWKPDAKRMRELGLTFVRVGEFAWSRLEPEPGRLHFDWLDRAVDSLGNAGLKVILGTPTATPPKWLVDLHPDILPVDKEGRRRGFGSRRHYCFSSKSYHRESERIVTLLAERYASHGAVAAWQTDNEYGCHDTVRSYSEGARDAFRDWLRVRYGSVERLNEAWWNVFWSMEYRDFAEIELPNLTVTEPNPSHLLDFYRFSSDTVVAYNKLQVDIIREHDPKAVISHNATAYFGDYDHFKLARDLDVITWDSYPLGMLEESSLPDEVKLSFMRSGHPDMISLMHDLYRGVKRRPFWVMEQQPGPVNWARSNPLPAPGMVRLWTHQAFAHGADLVSIFRWRAAAGAQELMHAGLNHADGRPDRASAEIKQVARELPDEPETVTAPVALLMDYENLWATDIQKHAEGWSYWGLLGAWHAALRSLGQDVDIIHPQGFLTGYRLVLAPALHLVDEALAQQLRAYVGEGGHLVLGPRSGSKTTTNLVQAPAPGPLSSLMGAAVHHVDALRPGAAGQVEMNGESYAYETWADLLTPTSAEVLATFATPAYAGTPALTRNRVGLGLCTTLGAWGGRKLNRAVFGSILATLELATLELPEGLRLSRRGGRLHLFNFTDEVQPLGGIAGLPEVLAQAGSIGAHDLLMVQADGAS, from the coding sequence ATGCACCTGGGTGTCTGCTACTACCCCGAACACTGGAGTGACGCGACCTGGAAGCCCGACGCGAAGCGGATGCGCGAGTTGGGCCTCACTTTCGTGCGCGTCGGCGAGTTCGCCTGGAGCCGCTTGGAGCCCGAGCCGGGCCGGCTCCACTTCGACTGGCTCGACCGCGCCGTGGACAGCCTGGGCAACGCGGGCCTCAAGGTCATCCTGGGCACGCCCACCGCCACCCCGCCCAAGTGGCTCGTGGACCTTCACCCGGACATTCTCCCGGTCGACAAGGAGGGACGCCGGCGCGGCTTCGGCTCGAGGCGGCACTACTGCTTCTCGTCGAAAAGCTACCACCGGGAAAGCGAGCGCATCGTGACGCTCTTGGCCGAGCGTTACGCTTCGCACGGGGCGGTGGCGGCCTGGCAGACCGACAACGAGTACGGTTGTCACGACACCGTGCGGAGCTATTCGGAGGGCGCAAGGGACGCCTTTCGGGACTGGCTGCGGGTACGATACGGCAGCGTCGAGAGGCTCAACGAGGCCTGGTGGAACGTCTTTTGGAGTATGGAGTATCGTGACTTCGCCGAGATCGAGCTGCCCAACCTCACCGTCACCGAGCCCAACCCCAGCCACCTGCTCGACTTCTACCGCTTCTCCTCGGACACCGTCGTCGCCTACAACAAGCTGCAGGTCGATATTATCCGTGAGCACGATCCGAAAGCCGTCATCTCGCACAATGCCACGGCGTACTTCGGCGACTACGACCACTTCAAGCTGGCGCGTGACCTAGACGTTATCACCTGGGACTCCTACCCGCTGGGCATGCTCGAGGAGAGTTCGCTGCCCGACGAGGTCAAGCTGAGCTTCATGCGCAGCGGCCATCCCGACATGATCTCGCTGATGCACGACCTCTATAGAGGCGTCAAGCGCCGGCCCTTCTGGGTGATGGAGCAGCAGCCCGGCCCGGTCAACTGGGCGCGGAGCAATCCCCTGCCCGCGCCGGGAATGGTCCGCCTCTGGACCCATCAGGCCTTCGCCCACGGCGCCGACCTGGTGTCCATCTTCCGCTGGCGGGCGGCTGCCGGCGCGCAAGAACTCATGCACGCCGGGCTCAACCACGCTGACGGCAGACCCGACCGGGCCAGCGCCGAGATCAAGCAGGTCGCGAGGGAGCTACCGGACGAGCCTGAAACCGTCACCGCGCCCGTAGCACTCCTTATGGATTATGAAAATCTCTGGGCCACCGACATCCAAAAGCACGCCGAGGGCTGGAGCTACTGGGGCCTCCTGGGCGCCTGGCATGCGGCCCTCAGGAGCCTCGGGCAGGACGTGGACATCATCCACCCGCAGGGCTTCCTGACGGGCTACAGGCTCGTCCTGGCGCCCGCCCTGCACCTCGTGGACGAGGCACTGGCGCAGCAGCTGAGGGCCTACGTCGGTGAGGGCGGCCACCTCGTCCTCGGGCCGCGGAGCGGCTCCAAGACGACCACAAACCTCGTGCAGGCGCCCGCGCCAGGGCCGCTCTCGAGCTTGATGGGCGCGGCGGTCCATCATGTGGACGCCCTGAGGCCCGGTGCCGCGGGACAGGTCGAGATGAACGGGGAAAGCTACGCCTACGAGACCTGGGCCGACCTGCTCACACCCACCAGCGCCGAGGTGCTGGCGACCTTTGCGACGCCGGCCTACGCGGGCACTCCCGCGCTTACGCGCAACAGGGTCGGCCTGGGCCTCTGCACGACCCTCGGGGCCTGGGGTGGCCGGAAACTCAACCGGGCGGTGTTCGGGTCGATTCTGGCGACGCTCGAGCTGGCGACGCTCGAGCTGCCCGAGGGCCTGCGCCTGAGCCGCCGGGGCGGGCGGCTCCACCTCTTCAACTTCACCGACGAAGTGCAGCCTCTCGGTGGGATAGCAGGCTTGCCGGAGGTTTTGGCCCAGGCCGGAAGCATCGGCGCGCACGACCTCTTGATGGTGCAAGCTGATGGTGCAAGCTGA
- a CDS encoding thiamine pyrophosphate-dependent enzyme has translation MALRIPNEDSARYVDSQDYPFCPGCGHGLILNALGGALAKLGLPLDKTVVVTDIGCVGLSDAHIRTHSFHGLHGRSVAYACGLKLAKPELHVIVLMGDGGTGIGAGHILAAARRNVDVTVLVFNNFNFGMTGGEHSATTFSDAKTVTTPMGNPERPFDVAGTVALNGASFVARQPSTDRDLYDTIARAIATPGFALMDIWELCTAYFVPANGFTGKMFHDWAERAGLAMGVLKDSRRPSYEAHAHALIASAPPRPQPRGVPVGFSHALTARTGLLMAGSAGGKVRSAAGLLAQAAIMSGLQVTQQDDYPVTIKTGHSVSTLVLDPRPIRYGGVNEPGTVILLAPEGVQRLRGQLGTFSERVRVYADSSLNLPETRASVTTIDVSGIRKAAGKENVALALAAKALEDGGFFDPDALTAAVNAHLKPQYREGALRALELGAAL, from the coding sequence ATGGCTCTACGCATCCCCAACGAAGACAGCGCGCGTTACGTCGATTCCCAGGACTACCCCTTCTGCCCCGGCTGCGGCCACGGGCTCATTCTGAACGCCCTCGGCGGGGCGCTCGCCAAACTGGGGCTGCCGCTCGACAAGACCGTCGTCGTCACCGACATCGGTTGCGTGGGGCTGTCGGACGCGCACATCAGGACCCACTCCTTTCACGGCCTCCACGGCCGCAGCGTCGCCTACGCCTGCGGGCTCAAGCTGGCTAAGCCCGAGCTCCACGTCATCGTCCTGATGGGTGACGGCGGCACCGGCATCGGCGCGGGGCACATCCTGGCCGCGGCCCGGCGCAACGTGGACGTGACGGTCCTGGTCTTCAACAACTTCAACTTCGGCATGACCGGCGGCGAGCACTCGGCGACGACCTTTAGCGATGCCAAGACGGTCACCACGCCGATGGGCAACCCCGAAAGGCCCTTCGACGTCGCCGGGACGGTGGCGCTGAACGGCGCCTCCTTCGTCGCCCGCCAACCGAGCACCGACAGGGACCTCTACGACACCATCGCCCGGGCCATCGCCACGCCCGGCTTCGCGCTCATGGACATCTGGGAGCTCTGCACCGCCTACTTCGTGCCCGCCAACGGCTTCACCGGCAAGATGTTCCACGACTGGGCCGAGCGCGCCGGGCTGGCGATGGGGGTCCTTAAGGACAGCCGCCGCCCCAGCTATGAGGCGCACGCCCACGCCCTCATCGCCTCGGCGCCGCCCCGGCCGCAGCCCAGGGGCGTCCCGGTGGGCTTCTCGCACGCCCTGACGGCGCGCACCGGCCTGCTCATGGCGGGCTCGGCGGGCGGCAAGGTGAGGAGCGCGGCGGGCCTGTTGGCCCAGGCGGCCATCATGAGCGGCCTCCAGGTGACGCAGCAGGACGACTACCCGGTGACCATCAAGACCGGGCACTCGGTGAGCACCTTGGTCCTAGACCCCAGGCCCATCCGCTACGGCGGCGTGAACGAGCCGGGGACCGTCATCTTGCTGGCGCCCGAGGGCGTGCAGCGGCTGCGCGGGCAGTTGGGGACTTTCTCGGAGAGGGTGCGGGTCTACGCCGACTCGAGCCTCAACCTGCCCGAGACCAGGGCCTCGGTGACCACGATCGACGTTTCGGGCATCCGCAAGGCCGCCGGCAAGGAGAACGTCGCCCTGGCCCTCGCTGCCAAGGCGCTCGAGGACGGCGGCTTCTTCGACCCGGACGCCCTCACCGCCGCCGTCAATGCCCATCTCAAGCCGCAGTACCGGGAGGGGGCGCTGCGGGCGCTCGAGCTGGGAGCGGCTCTCTAG
- a CDS encoding pyruvate flavodoxin/ferredoxin oxidoreductase — protein MLTATPRFEFIDGNQAIMRGAFDAGCTFFAGYPITPATSLLLEAVRVMPSIGGVAIQTEDELAGISMCIAASMAGSKAMTATSGPGVSLYSENIGLAIMGEVPLVIVDSQRLGPATGGATSHGEGDVQFVRWSTAGGFPIIALAPRDLKTSYELTVQAFNLAERYRTPVFLLTSKELSLTRSSADSSLWERLEPVERRLYQGEAEAFLPYATPERGEVPLFAPIGAPFQVRFTTSIHGPEGIITNDLTKRRDKLEHLNEKIRWDKPGLSLFEEDIAEGADTLVVAYGLAAQSALDAVETLRRGGHRVSLLVLYTLWPVLEGVLTRCLERHKRVIVPEHNNGQYLQEVERFAVNQRLTSVQRFDGTIISPGEIVRAVLEEV, from the coding sequence ATGCTCACAGCAACACCCAGGTTCGAGTTTATCGACGGCAACCAGGCCATCATGCGGGGTGCCTTTGACGCGGGTTGCACCTTCTTCGCGGGCTACCCCATCACCCCGGCGACGAGTTTGCTCCTGGAGGCCGTCAGGGTGATGCCGTCAATCGGCGGCGTCGCCATTCAGACCGAGGACGAACTCGCCGGCATCTCAATGTGCATCGCCGCCAGCATGGCCGGCAGCAAGGCGATGACGGCGACGAGCGGGCCGGGCGTCAGCCTCTACAGCGAGAACATCGGCCTGGCCATCATGGGCGAGGTGCCGCTGGTCATCGTCGACTCGCAGCGCCTGGGCCCGGCTACCGGCGGCGCCACCAGTCACGGCGAGGGCGACGTGCAGTTCGTGCGCTGGAGCACGGCGGGCGGCTTTCCCATCATCGCCCTGGCGCCCAGAGACCTGAAGACCTCGTATGAGCTGACCGTCCAGGCCTTCAACCTGGCCGAGCGCTACCGCACGCCGGTCTTTTTACTTACCAGCAAGGAGCTGTCGCTGACCCGCAGCAGCGCCGACTCGAGCCTGTGGGAGAGGCTGGAACCCGTGGAGCGCCGCCTCTACCAGGGCGAGGCTGAGGCCTTCTTGCCCTACGCCACCCCGGAAAGGGGTGAGGTGCCCCTCTTCGCGCCCATCGGCGCGCCCTTTCAGGTGCGCTTTACCACCAGTATCCACGGCCCCGAGGGTATCATCACCAACGACCTCACCAAGCGGCGCGACAAGCTCGAGCACCTAAACGAGAAGATCCGCTGGGACAAGCCCGGCCTGAGCCTCTTCGAGGAGGACATAGCAGAGGGCGCGGACACGCTCGTCGTCGCCTACGGCCTGGCCGCGCAGTCGGCACTGGACGCCGTGGAGACTTTGAGGAGGGGCGGCCACAGGGTCTCGCTCTTAGTCCTCTATACCCTCTGGCCCGTGCTCGAGGGGGTACTCACCCGCTGCCTCGAGCGTCACAAGCGCGTGATCGTCCCCGAGCACAACAACGGCCAGTACCTCCAGGAGGTCGAACGCTTCGCCGTAAATCAAAGGCTGACAAGCGTGCAGCGCTTCGACGGCACGATCATCAGCCCGGGCGAGATCGTCCGGGCGGTTTTGGAAGAGGTCTAA
- a CDS encoding metallopeptidase family protein — protein MTYEDFRQTAKSMLYDIPDEFQRGLQGVHVLTEARLEDGFDEVYRMGEYMDPGPESFLSAGEGLGRHIALYYGSFRIIAEDDPDFDWDEEIWETLTHELRHHVESLAGDDSLIEEDEARDAMFRRMRGR, from the coding sequence GACCTACGAGGACTTCCGGCAGACCGCAAAGAGCATGCTCTATGACATCCCCGACGAGTTTCAGCGGGGCCTGCAGGGGGTGCACGTGCTTACTGAGGCCCGGCTCGAGGACGGTTTCGACGAGGTCTACCGCATGGGCGAGTACATGGACCCCGGACCCGAGAGTTTCCTGAGCGCCGGCGAGGGATTGGGCCGCCACATCGCCCTCTACTACGGCTCGTTTCGGATCATCGCCGAGGACGATCCCGACTTCGACTGGGACGAGGAGATCTGGGAGACGCTCACCCACGAACTCCGGCACCACGTCGAGTCCTTGGCGGGCGACGACAGCCTCATCGAGGAGGACGAGGCGCGCGACGCGATGTTCCGCCGGATGCGAGGGCGCTAG